In Gossypium raimondii isolate GPD5lz chromosome 12, ASM2569854v1, whole genome shotgun sequence, a single window of DNA contains:
- the LOC105764175 gene encoding transcription factor MYB10, with product MVRAPFYDKNGMKKGAWSPEEDHKLRSYIEKFGHWNWRELPKYAGLERCGKSCRLRWMNYLRPDVKHGNYTEEEDALIMKLHQEYGNRWSMIAARLPGRTDNEIKNHWHARLKTRAKRNQTSSTDSQSESAHSWEGEGESMVIDTPPNMILESSRLSPTISSSTEFSSFSPPPIDSGYTSNLNLSGVAVEPPPYSSTEIYEDQRGGGDFWSEPFVADNVYNQDGYPSSSLGRGGFDMPLPYDHFYDDDSPDLLLYQMMQGWV from the exons ATGGTGAGGGCTCCTTTCTATGACAAAAATGGAATGAAGAAAGGTGCATGGAGTCCGGAAGAAGATCATAAACTACGTTCTTATATAGAAAAATTTGGTCATTGGAACTGGCGTGAACTACCCAAGTATGCTG GTCTTGAAAGGTGCGGAAAGAGTTGCAGATTAAGGTGGATGAATTACCTGCGGCCTGATGTAAAGCATGGAAACTACACCGAAGAAGAAGATGCTTTGATCATGAAATTACACCAAGAATACGGAAATAG ATGGTCGATGATCGCTGCACGTTTGCCAGGAAGAAcagataatgaaataaaaaaccaTTGGCACGCTCGTCTGAAGACTCGTGCGAAGCGAAATCAAACATCATCTACAGATTCTCAAAGTGAGTCCGCCCACAGTTGGGAAGGTGAAGGTGAAAGCATGGTTATTGATACTCCCCCCAACATGATATTAGAGAGTTCACGCTTGTCTCCAACAATATCATCCTCTACTGAATTCTCCTCCTTCAGCCCTCCCCCAATTGACAGTGGATATACATCCAACTTAAATCTCAGTGGCGTTGCTGTAGAACCTCCTCCTTATTCTTCTACAGAAATATATGAAGATCAAAGAGGCGGAGGAGATTTCTGGAGTGAACCCTTTGTAGCAGACAACGTCTACAATCAAGATGGTTATCCATCATCATCCTTGGGTAGGGGTGGGTTTGATATGCCCTTGCCTTACGATCACTTTTATGATGATGATTCCCCGGATTTGCTTTTATATCAAATGATGCAAGGATGGGTATAA